One Lactobacillus crispatus DNA segment encodes these proteins:
- a CDS encoding ATP-binding cassette domain-containing protein produces the protein MSLKYANKKKLALYVFLACISACGNVVIAYVTKIMLNSAQYHRGSLKQLIFIAALGAASLIIIMFLNFAYRYLRSDITRDINLKLKDKTITYLIAQQNDSQKDGLNLMTNDLKQIETLKITNELMIISEFAAFTISIFVGLINSWLLTIIFVIATVIPGFIQKIFIKDIQNKSAVWEKQNAEYTQATVDAINGSKTAMLYDAQIPVVSYVINRAKEMEDALRALNYTQGAISTLIITIADIFSFIIPFLIGAILMFNGQIGAGTLVMIVQLSNDFINPITMIFDQLNQIRSTKPIWDKVEQALKFKGSPTSTESASTFNELKVKDLSYSVNNKNILNKVNFNVKAGEKILLMAPSGFGKTTLLKLLAGQLTPSTGSIIIDQNNLTGNWQKSHEHFGYINQKPFMFDRSLLFNLTLGQKYSDNELQNAIKSAGLAEFVKEKGLNYQIGQNGNNLSGGQIQRVEIARAILAKRPVLLADEATSALDNDLSLQIHKTLLENSNFAVIEVAHKISKQERAMFDRIINLDN, from the coding sequence GGCTCATTAAAGCAATTAATTTTTATCGCTGCATTAGGAGCAGCATCACTAATCATTATCATGTTTCTCAACTTTGCTTATAGATACTTGCGCTCCGATATTACGCGTGATATTAACTTGAAGTTAAAAGATAAAACTATTACTTATTTAATTGCTCAACAAAATGACTCGCAAAAAGATGGTCTAAATTTAATGACCAATGACCTAAAGCAAATTGAAACACTTAAAATTACAAATGAATTAATGATTATTTCCGAATTTGCTGCTTTTACAATCTCAATTTTTGTCGGTTTAATCAATTCTTGGCTTCTAACAATAATCTTCGTTATTGCTACGGTCATCCCGGGATTTATCCAAAAAATTTTCATTAAAGATATTCAAAACAAATCCGCTGTCTGGGAAAAGCAAAACGCTGAATATACTCAAGCTACTGTTGATGCTATTAACGGATCAAAAACTGCTATGCTATATGACGCACAGATTCCCGTTGTTTCTTATGTAATTAATCGGGCAAAAGAAATGGAAGATGCCTTGAGAGCATTAAACTACACCCAAGGTGCGATTTCTACATTAATTATTACCATTGCTGATATTTTCAGCTTTATCATTCCATTCCTAATCGGTGCAATTTTGATGTTCAATGGGCAAATTGGTGCTGGTACTTTAGTAATGATTGTTCAGCTTTCAAATGACTTCATTAATCCAATTACAATGATTTTTGACCAGCTCAATCAAATTCGCTCAACTAAACCAATTTGGGATAAAGTCGAACAAGCTCTTAAGTTTAAAGGATCTCCTACTTCAACTGAATCAGCTTCTACTTTTAATGAATTAAAAGTTAAAGACTTATCATACTCAGTAAACAATAAAAACATTTTAAACAAGGTTAACTTTAACGTTAAAGCTGGTGAAAAAATACTACTGATGGCACCAAGTGGTTTTGGCAAAACTACCCTCTTAAAGCTTTTAGCTGGGCAATTAACTCCAAGTACTGGTTCAATTATCATTGACCAAAACAATTTAACCGGCAATTGGCAAAAATCTCATGAACACTTTGGCTACATCAATCAAAAACCATTCATGTTTGATCGCAGTCTTCTCTTCAATTTAACTCTGGGCCAAAAATATTCCGACAATGAGTTGCAAAATGCAATTAAATCAGCTGGATTAGCAGAGTTTGTTAAGGAAAAAGGCCTCAATTATCAAATTGGACAAAATGGTAATAATCTATCCGGTGGTCAAATTCAAAGAGTTGAAATAGCTCGTGCAATCTTAGCAAAACGTCCAGTTTTACTAGCAGACGAAGCTACAAGTGCTTTAGATAATGATTTATCTTTGCAAATTCACAAAACTCTACTAGAAAACTCTAATTTTGCAGTAATTGAAGTTGCTCATAAAATTTCCAAACAAGAAAGAGCAATGTTTGATCGAATTATTAACTTAGACAACTAA
- the cls gene encoding cardiolipin synthase, translating into MILTWDIIRRTIEILWIINIAFAVWTVFRSHRSVVSTWAWMLVLTILPGIGFILYLFFGRQLSHDEIFAIQSAQKETRNRYLKKQKAMLAEHDLLPEKERKPRARMLSELNLNNDDAILTFANKVKVFTSGPELFDQIIADLKQAKTSISLEFYTFYNDNLGKRVLRALEEASAKGVKVRVIYDVSGSRGTKPAFFNHLRELGGEAQPFISTSKKHWFTTPRLNYHLHRKLIVIDHHIGYIGGFNIGDQYVNQSKKFGHWRDTHLRVVGQSPILMETRFAMDWNTSIRRTALPKFDLSELHAFTVERKDLDNDDNVAMQIVSSGPDNQHYGIRRGYEGIIAGAKNYIYIQTPYLIPEESILEALIIAANSGVDVRIMIPCMPDHPFVYRATEYYAKYLVAHGVKIYKYNDGFIHAKTMVSGSNISSVGSANQDFRSYTLNFEVNAFNYNLQLTQELKQIFEKDLASCSLLTNEYFNQQSKWLKFKQYFSRLLAPIF; encoded by the coding sequence ATGATTTTAACCTGGGATATTATTCGCAGAACAATCGAGATTTTATGGATTATCAATATCGCCTTTGCAGTCTGGACTGTTTTTCGCAGTCATCGTAGCGTTGTTTCTACTTGGGCTTGGATGTTAGTATTAACTATTTTGCCCGGCATTGGCTTTATTCTATATCTTTTCTTTGGGCGTCAACTTTCACATGACGAAATTTTTGCTATTCAAAGTGCTCAAAAAGAGACGCGTAATCGTTATCTCAAAAAACAAAAAGCTATGTTGGCAGAACATGATCTTTTACCCGAAAAAGAGCGCAAACCACGTGCCCGCATGTTATCAGAGCTGAATTTAAACAACGATGATGCTATTTTAACTTTTGCCAATAAAGTTAAGGTTTTCACCAGTGGACCCGAGTTGTTTGACCAAATAATTGCTGATCTTAAGCAAGCTAAAACATCGATTAGTTTAGAGTTCTACACTTTTTATAATGATAATCTAGGAAAGCGTGTCTTACGGGCCTTAGAAGAGGCTTCTGCTAAAGGAGTAAAAGTCAGAGTTATTTATGATGTCTCTGGCTCACGTGGTACTAAACCTGCTTTTTTTAATCATTTAAGAGAGCTTGGTGGCGAAGCACAGCCTTTCATTTCTACTTCTAAAAAGCATTGGTTTACTACACCACGACTAAATTATCATTTACACCGCAAATTAATCGTAATCGACCATCATATTGGCTATATTGGTGGCTTTAACATCGGTGATCAGTACGTTAATCAATCTAAAAAATTTGGTCATTGGCGCGATACACATTTACGTGTTGTTGGGCAATCACCTATCCTAATGGAAACACGCTTTGCCATGGATTGGAATACTTCTATCAGACGAACTGCATTACCTAAATTTGATCTAAGCGAATTACATGCTTTTACTGTCGAACGTAAAGATCTTGACAACGATGATAACGTAGCAATGCAAATCGTTTCTTCAGGTCCCGATAACCAACATTATGGCATTCGCCGAGGATATGAGGGCATCATTGCTGGGGCTAAAAACTATATCTATATTCAAACACCCTATTTAATTCCTGAAGAATCCATTTTAGAAGCATTAATTATTGCTGCTAATAGCGGTGTTGATGTACGCATCATGATCCCTTGCATGCCAGATCATCCCTTTGTTTACCGAGCTACCGAATATTATGCAAAATATTTAGTTGCTCATGGCGTTAAAATTTACAAATATAATGATGGCTTCATCCATGCCAAAACAATGGTTTCTGGCTCCAATATCTCATCTGTTGGTTCAGCCAATCAAGACTTCAGAAGTTATACCTTAAACTTCGAGGTTAACGCTTTTAATTACAATCTTCAATTAACTCAAGAACTTAAACAAATTTTTGAAAAGGACCTAGCTAGTTGCAGTCTTCTAACTAATGAATACTTTAATCAGCAATCTAAATGGCTTAAGTTTAAACAATACTTTTCACGTCTGTTGGCACCTATTTTTTAG